A genomic segment from Microcoleus sp. AS-A8 encodes:
- a CDS encoding RNA methyltransferase, producing the protein MLTSLQNPLVKQIRKLHNAKGRREQQLFLLEGTHLLEEACAVGYPLVTVCFTPEWQERHQQLWQDAASRCQRAELVSPEVLKALATTVQPDGVVATAQRFLTSDSAPLPEVPLLTGVGLALETLQDPGNLGTIIRTAAAAGTDRLWLSTDSVDVDNPKVLRSSAGQWFRLPVTISPDLQEVVSQCQAQGIQVVATLPDATLNYWDIDLRGPTLILLGNEAAGLRTDLAIQADRQVKIPLMPGVESLNVAIAAALMLYEAQRQRHKQG; encoded by the coding sequence ATGCTGACCAGTCTTCAGAATCCTCTCGTTAAGCAAATTAGGAAGCTGCACAATGCCAAGGGACGGCGAGAGCAGCAACTCTTTTTGTTAGAGGGAACTCACCTTTTAGAAGAAGCTTGTGCGGTAGGTTATCCCTTGGTTACGGTTTGCTTTACGCCAGAATGGCAAGAGCGTCATCAGCAACTTTGGCAAGATGCGGCTTCGCGATGTCAACGAGCCGAATTGGTGAGTCCGGAAGTCCTTAAGGCGCTCGCAACGACTGTTCAACCGGATGGGGTTGTGGCAACGGCACAGCGCTTTCTTACCTCTGATTCAGCGCCTCTCCCAGAGGTACCTCTCCTCACGGGTGTCGGTCTAGCTTTGGAGACGCTGCAAGATCCAGGCAACCTCGGAACGATCATTCGCACAGCCGCCGCCGCAGGTACCGATCGCTTGTGGTTGAGTACGGATAGTGTGGACGTGGACAATCCGAAAGTGTTGCGCTCTTCAGCAGGTCAGTGGTTCCGGCTTCCTGTGACAATCAGCCCTGATTTGCAAGAGGTTGTTAGCCAATGTCAGGCTCAAGGAATACAAGTCGTCGCCACACTCCCGGATGCCACATTGAATTACTGGGACATCGATTTGCGCGGCCCCACCCTAATTCTGCTAGGGAATGAGGCGGCTGGACTTAGAACTGACTTAGCCATCCAAGCGGATCGACAGGTCAAAATTCCGCTCATGCCGGGAGTAGAGTCCTTAAATGTGGCGATCGCGGCCGCTTTGATGCTATATGAAGCCCAACGACAACGCCACAAGCAGGGTTGA
- the lpdA gene encoding dihydrolipoyl dehydrogenase codes for MNVSQEFDYDLVIIGAGVGGHGAALHAVSCGLKTAIIEAAQMGGTCVNRGCIPSKALLAASGRVRELRNAHHLKSLGIQVGSVEFDRQAISSHATNLVSKIRGDLTNSLKRLGVDIIQGWGRVAGQQKVTVATDSGEKTITAKDILLSTGSIPFVPPGIEIDGKTVFTSDDAVKLDWLPDWVAIIGSGYIGLEFADVYTALGSEITMIEALDQLMPTFDPDIAKLATRILITPRDIETHVGVFATKVIPGSPVVIELTNPKTKEVVDVLEVDACLVATGRIPATKNLGLDAVGAETDRRGFIPVNDTMAVLSGGEPVPHLWAIGDATGQMMLAHAASAQGIAAVENMCGRHRTVDYRSIPAAAFTHPEISYVGLTEPAAKELGEKEGFEVATVRSYFKGNSKAIAEGEADGIAKVIYRPDTGEVLGVHILGLHASDLIHEASNAIAQRQSVNTLAYLVHAHPTLSEVLDEAYKRAVLSH; via the coding sequence ATGAATGTGAGTCAAGAATTTGATTACGATTTGGTGATTATTGGAGCTGGTGTGGGCGGACATGGCGCGGCTTTACATGCCGTTAGCTGTGGATTGAAAACCGCAATTATTGAAGCGGCACAGATGGGGGGTACCTGTGTCAATCGAGGCTGCATCCCATCAAAAGCGTTATTGGCCGCATCGGGGCGGGTGCGGGAGCTACGGAACGCCCACCACCTGAAGTCCTTGGGTATTCAGGTGGGCAGTGTGGAGTTTGATCGGCAAGCGATCTCCAGCCATGCGACCAATCTGGTGAGTAAAATTCGCGGCGATCTTACCAATAGCCTCAAACGTTTAGGTGTTGATATTATTCAGGGTTGGGGTAGGGTCGCTGGACAGCAAAAAGTCACCGTGGCTACAGACAGTGGCGAAAAAACCATTACAGCAAAAGATATTCTGCTATCCACAGGTTCCATTCCTTTCGTCCCTCCGGGGATAGAGATTGATGGCAAAACGGTGTTTACCAGTGACGATGCCGTAAAGCTAGATTGGCTACCCGACTGGGTCGCCATTATTGGCAGTGGTTACATTGGTCTGGAGTTTGCTGATGTTTACACGGCTCTAGGGTCTGAAATTACGATGATCGAAGCCCTCGACCAATTGATGCCGACCTTTGACCCGGATATTGCTAAATTGGCAACACGCATTCTGATCACACCCCGTGATATTGAAACCCATGTGGGTGTGTTTGCCACAAAAGTGATTCCGGGTTCACCCGTGGTGATTGAACTGACGAACCCCAAAACCAAAGAAGTCGTGGATGTTCTGGAAGTGGATGCCTGCCTGGTGGCAACCGGTCGGATTCCAGCCACCAAAAATCTAGGACTAGACGCGGTGGGTGCCGAAACCGATCGCAGGGGCTTTATTCCGGTCAATGACACCATGGCAGTCCTGTCAGGAGGTGAGCCAGTGCCACACTTGTGGGCGATTGGCGATGCGACGGGTCAAATGATGCTGGCTCATGCCGCCTCCGCTCAAGGAATTGCGGCAGTCGAAAATATGTGTGGTCGTCACCGTACTGTAGACTATCGCAGCATCCCAGCCGCCGCCTTTACTCATCCAGAAATTAGCTATGTGGGACTGACAGAACCCGCTGCTAAAGAACTGGGTGAGAAAGAGGGATTTGAGGTGGCTACGGTTCGGTCATACTTTAAGGGGAATTCTAAAGCGATCGCAGAAGGAGAAGCCGATGGTATAGCTAAAGTAATCTACCGTCCAGATACAGGCGAAGTCCTCGGTGTTCATATTTTGGGACTCCACGCCTCTGATTTGATTCACGAGGCATCCAATGCAATCGCGCAGCGTCAGTCCGTTAACACTCTTGCCTACTTAGTCCATGCTCACCCCACCCTGTCGGAAGTGCTGGATGAAGCCTACAAACGAGCTGTGCTGAGTCATTAG
- the trpC gene encoding indole-3-glycerol phosphate synthase TrpC, whose translation MQIRRRPPSPPVDISIIRYQVKVPDAEPRHILEEIVWHKEAEVDQMRERLPLVELRKQVQTAPAPRDFQAALLCGKTRPALIAEVKKASPSKGVIREDFDPAAIAQAYHQGGATAISVLTDQKFFQGSWENLSQVRAAIDLPVLCKEFIIYPYQIYLARCYGADAVLLIAAILSDQDLQYFVKIAKSLSMTPLIEVHTLQELDRVLSLDGVTLVGINNRNLEDFSIDLQTTCHLLEARSHQLQERGIAVVSESGLHTTADLERVACAGATAVLIGESLVKQPDPAIAIADLFAKA comes from the coding sequence ATGCAAATTCGCCGACGCCCACCTAGTCCCCCTGTTGACATCAGCATCATTCGTTATCAAGTTAAAGTCCCAGACGCTGAGCCACGCCATATCCTGGAAGAAATTGTCTGGCACAAAGAGGCGGAAGTTGACCAGATGCGAGAACGCCTGCCGTTGGTGGAATTGCGTAAGCAGGTGCAAACCGCACCGGCTCCCCGTGACTTCCAAGCTGCCTTGCTCTGTGGTAAAACGCGTCCAGCCTTGATTGCTGAAGTCAAAAAGGCATCACCCAGTAAGGGAGTCATCCGTGAGGATTTTGATCCAGCCGCGATCGCTCAAGCCTACCACCAAGGCGGTGCAACGGCGATCTCTGTGCTCACGGATCAAAAATTCTTTCAGGGCAGTTGGGAAAATTTGAGTCAGGTTCGTGCTGCCATTGACCTACCAGTCTTATGTAAAGAGTTCATTATCTATCCTTATCAAATCTACCTCGCCCGCTGTTATGGAGCCGATGCGGTTTTACTGATTGCCGCCATTCTGTCTGATCAAGACCTCCAGTACTTTGTCAAAATTGCTAAATCTTTGTCCATGACCCCCTTGATTGAGGTTCATACTCTTCAAGAGTTAGACCGCGTGTTATCTCTAGATGGGGTTACCCTGGTGGGTATTAATAATCGCAACTTGGAAGACTTTTCGATCGATCTGCAAACAACCTGCCATCTGCTAGAGGCGCGGAGTCATCAGCTCCAAGAGCGCGGTATAGCGGTTGTCAGCGAATCGGGACTTCATACAACCGCTGATTTGGAGCGAGTGGCCTGTGCGGGGGCGACTGCCGTTCTTATCGGTGAGTCATTGGTGAAACAACCTGACCCAGCTATTGCGATCGCCGATTTGTTTGCTAAGGCATGA
- a CDS encoding DUF5340 domain-containing protein translates to MEPIPLPSYIHYELLLQLLERQTSFAVSQKPAVREQVHQLISTLRKALAQQKQLEQSCQRANIPVEYRWSLNSASLEPDHSADVFPLGQKPEVSK, encoded by the coding sequence ATGGAGCCAATCCCCCTTCCCTCTTATATCCATTACGAACTGCTTCTCCAACTTCTAGAGCGTCAAACTTCCTTTGCGGTGAGTCAAAAACCAGCCGTTCGAGAGCAAGTTCATCAATTAATCAGCACCCTCCGCAAAGCCTTGGCTCAGCAGAAGCAACTTGAACAAAGCTGTCAGCGAGCTAACATACCCGTTGAGTATCGCTGGTCTCTCAATAGCGCTAGCTTGGAGCCAGACCATTCTGCCGACGTTTTTCCCCTAGGTCAGAAACCTGAAGTTAGCAAGTGA
- a CDS encoding alanine--glyoxylate aminotransferase family protein yields the protein MDNKHMLMIPGPTPVPEQVLLALAGHPISHRSDEFSAIMAEVTQNLKWLHQTENDVLVLTASGTGAMEAGIINFLSPGDRVLVGCNGKFGDRWADLCAAFGLEVEKITAQWGKSLDTEQFREKLAADRDKQIKAVIITHSETSTGVLNDLETLNRHVKEHGEALIIVDAVTSLGSVHLPIDRWGLDVVASGSQKGYMTPPGLAFVSVSPKAWEAYQTAKLPRFYLDLGVYKKAAANNINPFTPPVNLVVALQVALRMMQAEGLDSIFARHQRLMKATREALKALSLPLFAADEVASPAITAVAPVSVDSEQIRSVIQKRFDIALAGGQDHLKGKIFRIGHLGFVSDRDILCLIAALESTLQELAYESFMPGVGVAAAARVMSH from the coding sequence ATGGACAACAAGCACATGCTGATGATTCCTGGGCCGACACCGGTACCAGAACAAGTGTTATTGGCCTTGGCTGGGCACCCAATCAGCCACCGTAGCGACGAATTTAGCGCCATTATGGCAGAGGTGACCCAAAACCTCAAATGGCTGCACCAGACTGAGAATGATGTGTTGGTGTTGACGGCGAGTGGTACCGGTGCGATGGAAGCAGGGATTATTAACTTTTTAAGTCCCGGCGATCGCGTTTTGGTGGGATGTAACGGGAAATTTGGTGATCGCTGGGCGGATTTGTGTGCCGCCTTTGGCCTTGAAGTCGAAAAAATTACGGCTCAATGGGGTAAATCTTTAGATACGGAGCAGTTTAGAGAAAAACTAGCCGCCGACAGGGACAAGCAAATCAAAGCGGTGATCATCACCCATTCTGAAACCTCGACGGGTGTCCTCAACGACCTAGAAACCCTTAACCGTCATGTCAAAGAACATGGCGAAGCGCTGATAATTGTTGACGCGGTTACGAGCTTAGGTTCGGTTCATCTACCGATTGATCGCTGGGGGCTTGATGTCGTGGCTTCGGGTTCCCAAAAGGGCTATATGACTCCCCCTGGATTGGCCTTTGTTTCGGTTAGCCCCAAAGCCTGGGAAGCTTATCAAACCGCTAAGTTGCCCCGTTTTTACCTAGATTTAGGGGTGTACAAAAAAGCGGCGGCGAATAATATTAATCCCTTTACTCCACCCGTCAACTTGGTTGTGGCGCTACAAGTGGCGCTGCGGATGATGCAAGCAGAAGGGTTAGATTCTATCTTCGCTCGTCATCAGCGTCTGATGAAGGCAACACGGGAAGCTCTGAAAGCTCTCTCGCTACCTCTGTTTGCGGCGGATGAGGTGGCGAGTCCAGCCATTACGGCTGTGGCACCTGTATCGGTTGACTCAGAACAAATCAGATCTGTGATACAAAAGCGCTTTGATATTGCTCTGGCGGGGGGACAAGACCACCTTAAAGGAAAAATCTTCCGTATTGGTCACCTTGGCTTTGTGAGCGATCGCGACATTCTGTGCCTGATTGCGGCTCTCGAAAGCACTCTTCAAGAATTGGCCTATGAATCTTTCATGCCTGGAGTCGGTGTGGCAGCAGCAGCCAGAGTCATGAGTCATTAG
- a CDS encoding DUF2949 domain-containing protein has protein sequence MTPTTYTRFLRFLQEELAIPTDSLAIAQRYREHDPGPLPMILWQYGLVTLEQLDRIYDWLETV, from the coding sequence ATGACCCCTACAACCTATACTCGATTTCTTCGCTTTCTTCAAGAAGAGTTAGCCATTCCCACAGACTCGCTGGCGATCGCGCAACGGTATCGTGAGCATGACCCAGGCCCATTGCCGATGATTCTTTGGCAGTACGGTTTAGTAACCCTTGAGCAGCTAGACCGAATTTATGACTGGCTGGAAACAGTCTGA
- a CDS encoding DUF192 domain-containing protein yields MKCQMGLSGIVLSLLLMSCASSVPAESGQERLLSQQPTPAPVVSSSPTNAGQMLPISAQAEIRGQRISLEVARTRQQQQMGLMYRTSLADNRGMLFPFDPPQPTSFWMKNTKIPLDMIFLRDGQVKAIVANVPPCKADPCPSYGPQNTILIDQVIELRAGRAAELGLKVGDRVSIQFLDSNNPPTPRPTS; encoded by the coding sequence ATGAAGTGTCAGATGGGTTTATCAGGAATAGTATTGAGTCTTTTGTTAATGAGCTGTGCCTCATCCGTGCCAGCCGAATCGGGGCAGGAGAGGCTCTTAAGTCAACAACCAACGCCTGCTCCAGTCGTCTCCTCGTCACCTACAAATGCCGGTCAAATGTTACCTATTTCTGCTCAAGCTGAGATCAGAGGTCAGCGGATTTCACTCGAAGTGGCACGGACGCGCCAGCAGCAGCAAATGGGGTTGATGTATCGAACGTCTCTAGCGGATAACCGGGGAATGTTGTTTCCCTTTGACCCGCCGCAACCGACCAGCTTTTGGATGAAGAATACTAAAATTCCCCTCGATATGATTTTTTTGCGAGACGGGCAAGTGAAAGCCATTGTCGCCAATGTCCCCCCCTGTAAGGCCGACCCCTGTCCCTCTTATGGCCCTCAAAACACGATCCTGATTGACCAAGTGATTGAACTGCGTGCGGGGCGTGCGGCAGAACTCGGTTTAAAGGTGGGCGATCGCGTCAGCATTCAATTCCTGGACAGCAATAACCCCCCTACCCCTCGACCCACTTCTTAA
- a CDS encoding response regulator transcription factor, with amino-acid sequence MHSATLDPNPCVLVVETDEAFAERLSLDLKEAGYCTVVAHDASSGWHQACELQPAMVVVDRALAGESGLRLCTQIRSSGSRVPILLLMARDTVDDRVACLESGADDYFLKPYRTEPFLQMVRLYLEPKTNATEQLRFGELVLDLTTRRAMRGGRAIDLTMKEFELLKYLMMHPREVLTREQILENVWGYDFMGESNVIEVYIRYLRLKIEDEGEKRLIQTVRGVGYVLRES; translated from the coding sequence ATGCACTCTGCTACCCTTGACCCTAATCCCTGTGTCTTAGTTGTAGAAACAGACGAAGCTTTTGCTGAACGACTGAGCCTGGATTTGAAAGAAGCAGGATATTGTACTGTCGTTGCACATGATGCTAGTAGCGGCTGGCATCAAGCCTGTGAACTCCAACCGGCTATGGTTGTTGTGGATCGAGCGCTTGCTGGCGAGTCAGGACTGAGATTGTGTACTCAAATTAGAAGTTCCGGCTCTCGCGTGCCGATACTCCTGCTGATGGCTCGTGACACCGTAGATGATCGGGTGGCTTGTCTGGAGTCTGGAGCTGATGATTATTTCCTTAAACCTTATCGCACTGAACCTTTTCTACAGATGGTGCGGCTGTATCTAGAGCCGAAAACAAATGCTACGGAACAGCTAAGATTTGGGGAACTGGTTTTAGATTTGACAACGCGTCGTGCGATGCGCGGAGGGCGGGCGATTGACTTAACCATGAAGGAGTTTGAACTCCTTAAATATTTAATGATGCATCCCCGCGAGGTCTTAACCCGCGAACAAATTCTCGAAAATGTTTGGGGTTACGATTTTATGGGAGAGTCGAATGTGATTGAGGTCTACATTCGTTATTTACGTCTCAAAATTGAAGATGAAGGCGAAAAGCGCTTGATTCAAACTGTGCGGGGCGTCGGGTATGTATTGCGAGAGTCGTAG
- a CDS encoding PAS domain S-box protein produces MLEFVRTLVDARGFIPQGHCYLWKPELVWLHVAADAVTGISYYSISFLLIYFVHKRRDLPFNWIFLMFGSFIVACGTTHLFEVWTLWHPTYWLSGLIKAITAWVSVGTAVIVMALIPKALALSSLAQLEGINLELRSEITQRKEAEEALQRVNEQLEIRLQKCTAELAKINESLQIEIEARKHQEEVLNRREQEFKALVEHAPDIIARFDRDLRHVYINPAITRATGLLPETFIGKTNRDLGMPEDLVLSWESFVHKVFKNGQEESLAFQFPTPSGLRYYQVRLVPELAKDGSIKSTLSIARDISEHKQVEEALLRRSRQLEILSRASHQINTVLEIPTVMRTMMASAIELAGASAGTYGINKQGQMVFTEYNQNGKIYSIDITCERGMGVSGWVMETRKPYISNNIESDPHILPYLQKSFTFYNLVNIPIFNRKEELIGCFELHNKANQRPFSDNDITMLQGLAASAAVALENAQMLVERQQAEKALRESEQRLGAIFNQAAVGIAQVGLDGKWLLVNQKLCDIVGYTSQELLQQTFQDITHPDDQNISLKYLQQMMAGEIQTYSLEKRYICKNSLPLWINLTASIVRDSSGEPQYFIVIIEDISARKTTEEEHKKLVSLIENSSDFIALASMTGEVLYVNEAGKQLVGLDSNDEVKSTLVLDYLMEDNRVEYLEQIVPLLMKNGRWEDEYRFRNFKTNQPIVVHHNCFLITDSRTDEAIAIATVTRDITERKRAQKELQKSYNLLQSVINSTPDAIVVKDLQSRYVMINAAVCDIQGKPESEILGRDDSELFPSDTALLIMENDRRIISTGETEIIEEELLIEGVQKTYLSTKSVWRDAQGNAIGVILIARDITDRKRAEQEIKELNQNLERRVTERTAELKAINQELESFSYSVSHDLRAPLRGIDGFSQALLDRYVDQLDEKGKHYLQRIRTGTQRMGELIDDLLKLSRVTRSEMQRTQVDLSALAREIAAELQRTQPERQVEWAIAPRLIAYGDARLVRIVLENLLNNSWKFTSARMLARIEFDSQLQEDAKTVYFVNDNGAGFEMAYANKLFGAFQRLHSQAQFPGSGIGLATVQRIIHRHGGRVWAEGAVEQGAKFYFTL; encoded by the coding sequence ATGCTGGAATTTGTACGAACCCTTGTAGATGCAAGAGGCTTTATTCCTCAAGGACACTGCTATCTTTGGAAACCTGAGCTAGTCTGGCTCCATGTTGCAGCAGATGCGGTGACAGGAATTTCTTATTATTCAATTTCCTTCCTGTTAATTTATTTTGTTCATAAAAGGCGAGATTTGCCCTTTAACTGGATTTTTCTCATGTTTGGCAGCTTTATCGTCGCCTGTGGTACGACTCATTTATTCGAGGTATGGACACTCTGGCACCCAACTTACTGGCTTTCGGGATTGATCAAAGCAATTACCGCTTGGGTATCAGTGGGTACGGCAGTGATAGTGATGGCCTTGATTCCTAAAGCACTGGCTCTCTCCAGCCTAGCCCAGTTAGAAGGGATTAACCTTGAACTAAGAAGCGAAATTACTCAACGGAAAGAAGCCGAAGAAGCGCTACAAAGAGTGAATGAACAGCTAGAAATCAGACTTCAGAAATGTACCGCAGAGTTAGCCAAAATCAACGAATCACTGCAAATAGAAATAGAAGCGCGTAAGCATCAAGAAGAAGTGCTAAACCGACGCGAACAAGAATTCAAAGCGCTTGTTGAACATGCTCCAGATATCATCGCACGGTTCGATCGCGACTTGCGTCATGTCTACATCAACCCAGCCATAACACGAGCAACAGGATTATTACCTGAGACATTTATCGGCAAAACGAATCGAGACTTAGGGATGCCAGAAGACTTGGTTCTTTCGTGGGAGAGTTTTGTACATAAAGTGTTTAAAAATGGTCAAGAAGAGTCCCTTGCATTTCAGTTTCCTACTCCCAGCGGACTGAGATATTATCAAGTTCGTCTTGTGCCGGAATTGGCAAAGGATGGCTCGATTAAATCGACGCTTTCCATTGCGCGTGATATCAGTGAACACAAGCAGGTCGAGGAAGCTTTGTTAAGGCGCAGTCGCCAATTGGAAATTCTTTCCCGCGCTAGTCATCAGATTAACACTGTACTGGAAATCCCAACAGTAATGAGAACCATGATGGCTTCAGCGATCGAGCTGGCAGGAGCATCGGCTGGGACTTACGGAATAAACAAGCAAGGGCAAATGGTTTTTACTGAATACAATCAAAATGGCAAAATTTACTCGATTGATATCACCTGTGAGCGGGGAATGGGGGTTTCCGGTTGGGTTATGGAGACCCGAAAACCTTATATATCTAATAATATTGAAAGCGACCCTCACATCTTACCGTATCTACAAAAAAGTTTTACTTTTTATAATCTAGTAAACATTCCTATTTTTAATCGCAAAGAAGAATTAATCGGCTGTTTTGAACTTCATAATAAAGCCAATCAACGTCCGTTTAGTGACAATGATATTACGATGCTACAAGGTTTGGCTGCCAGTGCAGCCGTAGCCCTGGAGAACGCCCAAATGCTTGTTGAGCGCCAACAGGCAGAAAAGGCTCTACGAGAAAGCGAACAGAGATTAGGCGCTATCTTCAATCAAGCCGCTGTTGGTATTGCACAGGTGGGACTTGATGGAAAATGGTTACTGGTGAACCAAAAGTTGTGTGACATTGTGGGTTACACGAGTCAGGAACTTTTACAGCAAACGTTCCAAGATATTACTCACCCTGATGACCAAAATATTAGCCTCAAATACCTTCAGCAAATGATGGCTGGTGAGATTCAAACTTACTCGCTGGAAAAACGCTACATTTGTAAAAATTCTCTCCCCCTTTGGATTAATCTGACCGCTTCGATTGTCCGAGATTCGTCCGGCGAACCGCAGTACTTTATTGTTATTATTGAAGATATTAGCGCTCGCAAAACGACTGAAGAAGAACACAAAAAATTAGTTTCACTGATTGAAAATAGTTCTGATTTTATTGCCTTAGCTTCAATGACGGGAGAAGTCCTCTACGTGAATGAGGCGGGTAAACAGCTAGTAGGACTCGATAGTAATGACGAGGTTAAGAGTACACTCGTACTCGACTACCTGATGGAAGACAATCGGGTCGAGTACCTAGAGCAAATTGTGCCACTCTTGATGAAAAACGGACGTTGGGAGGACGAATATCGCTTCAGGAACTTCAAAACAAACCAGCCAATTGTAGTGCATCATAACTGTTTTCTGATCACAGACTCGCGAACTGATGAGGCGATCGCGATCGCAACAGTAACCCGCGATATTACGGAGCGCAAACGGGCACAGAAAGAACTGCAAAAAAGCTATAACCTCCTACAATCCGTCATTAATAGCACCCCGGATGCCATTGTAGTTAAGGATTTGCAAAGCCGCTATGTGATGATCAATGCGGCGGTTTGCGATATCCAAGGAAAGCCTGAATCAGAAATTCTGGGTCGAGATGATAGTGAGTTGTTCCCATCTGATACGGCGCTTCTGATCATGGAAAATGATCGTCGCATCATCAGTACAGGTGAAACAGAAATTATTGAGGAAGAGCTACTCATCGAAGGCGTTCAAAAAACGTATCTTTCTACAAAAAGCGTCTGGCGAGATGCTCAAGGAAATGCCATTGGTGTCATTTTGATTGCCAGAGATATCACCGATCGCAAACGAGCCGAGCAGGAAATTAAAGAACTCAATCAAAACTTAGAACGTCGTGTTACCGAACGCACAGCCGAACTTAAAGCCATCAATCAGGAACTTGAATCTTTTTCTTATTCAGTTTCTCACGATCTACGAGCACCTTTGCGGGGAATTGATGGCTTTAGCCAAGCCCTTTTAGACCGCTACGTTGACCAGCTCGATGAGAAAGGCAAACACTACCTCCAACGAATTCGTACAGGTACGCAGCGGATGGGCGAACTCATTGATGATTTGCTCAAGTTATCGCGAGTCACCCGTAGTGAGATGCAGCGCACACAAGTCGATTTGAGCGCCTTGGCAAGGGAGATCGCCGCAGAACTCCAACGTACACAACCTGAACGGCAAGTGGAATGGGCGATCGCACCTAGACTGATTGCCTATGGAGATGCGAGGCTTGTGCGAATTGTGTTGGAGAATCTGCTTAACAATTCTTGGAAATTTACGTCAGCGCGGATGCTGGCACGGATTGAATTTGATAGCCAACTTCAGGAAGATGCTAAAACTGTCTACTTTGTGAATGACAACGGTGCAGGCTTCGAGATGGCTTACGCCAATAAACTTTTTGGAGCCTTCCAGCGCTTACACAGCCAAGCTCAATTTCCCGGTAGTGGGATTGGACTAGCCACCGTCCAACGCATTATTCACCGACATGGAGGTCGTGTGTGGGCAGAAGGAGCCGTTGAACAAGGGGCTAAATTCTATTTCACCTTGTAA